The genomic interval GTGTCTGTGACTCGACGCTTCAAATTTTCATGGAGGTGTTTGGCTGCCTGTGTTTGCAATGTTGAAGCACTATGCTCTAGTGCAAGGTACAGCATTTTCATCATCGGGATGACCTTTGACCCTGACACTCGCCTCTCCTCAGACAACTCCACTGTGGCTTGATGGAAAGGAGCAAGCACAATAAGTGTTTCTCCTACGATGTTAAACTCATCAGCTGTAAGTGGAGTCAAATCTGTTTTTAGAGAGGCCAGAGATACCCACACTGACTCCTTCTCATCATGTAGCCTTGACAGCATTTCATATGTGCTATTCCAGCGTGTTGCCACCTCATTGATGAGTTTCAGGGTTGGCCGTCCCATCTGTTGCTGCACTTGAGCAAGCTTTTCCTTAGCTGTAGTGCTCGATCTGAAGTATGTGACAATGTGCCTAGCTTTGTGTCTGATGGATGCAAGTGTGGGGATCTGGTCACATGATTTTCTAACTAATAAATTAAGACTATGTGCAATGCAAATTGAGTGTCGAATTTGGAGCTGTCTAGTGGATGCAATCATGTTTGGTGCTGCGTCGGTCACAAAACACTTTACTTTATTAGTTATGGCCCAGTCTGCCATCATGTCCCTTTTGACCTGGGCCAAATTGTCAGCAGTGTGACTTTGTGGAAAGTATTGCACACCCAACACAGATGTACACAACTGCAAATTATCATTTATGTAGTGGCAGGTAAGAGCCAAGTAAGCCTCCATGTTTACAGATGTCCACATGTCAGCTGTTATACTCACTGCCACAGCTTGCTGTACTTCCAATTTCACTCGTTCCCGTTCCTCCTCATATTTTGTCACCAGCATTTTTTTGATGGTCTGAAAATAACACCAAGTCAAACCAAAAGCAACTCAacgtatttaatttaaatattaaataaattggaTGTATCAACTACAACTTTAGATCATTTCCACACAAACCTTTCTGGTAGGCAAAACATATGATGGCTCAAGGACCTGCACCAGTTCCCTGAACCCTTCACTCTCCACAATGCTGAGGGGCTGGCAGTCCTTCACAATGAAGTTCAGCAGAGCCTCATCCAGCATCTGCTTTCTGGTAGCTTGATGGTTAAAAATGAGATAAAGAAGAAGGGAATTAATTCTCAAAAAATAAACTGAGTAAGTTGTAGAATGGCTGTATACCTGAGTTTATCCTGGGTGTCTCTGGAACTTCATTTTCATGCCTGGCCCTATGATGCCTCAGCATTGAGGAGGTGGATTTGTTTATGTACGACAATTCTGTCGAACAAATGCGACatttaacctgcagaaaatatgaatagtaaactaagaatcattttgaatTCTAATAGATCAAGTGGAAACTTTGAGAGAAGAGGATGAAACGAGAAGGAAATAAACACCAATACCTTATTATCCGGTATTTGATCAAAATAGTCCCACACGGCGGAATTTTTTCTTTTTCCCTGAGGCTGCTCCATGATCGACgacgataaatgataaatggccaACAAGAGAAGTGCGCCGATTCTGTTGCCAGGTGCATCTCGTTGACAGATGCGCCGCTTCcttataaacacagtttggcgcgcacgcgtcagtgcgatacagttcgcgtattggTCACGTGTCCGGAACAGCTCATGAGCAGTCACGTGAtaagaacagctcatgagcggtcacgtgaccaaaacagctcgtgttcggtcacgtgactttctaaaagcgatacgcgcaccgacacagggtatcgctctatgagctcgacgcatgcgccgatgcatctgtgttgccggacccatcactagatcttactttatcttcctggttcttGTATCACTACGtgttagtgatgggttgatgaggcctcatgaagcgtttcgacacattgcaaaactgtattgatactgtgtcaatactgtgtcactaaatactgacatctgctggacattaaaaatccctacaggcaacctatggaccgactcaactgacactgatattatgacctagtatatacaataatataaaccaagtcattgtatttcatttaggattatatcatatcttcatttaaataaaaatatattttttagatacagtcaaataatgtgaacatgtatcatgactaggatggtagaaggtggggattgaaccccagtaaccaattgctggcacagccacgctaccaacttcgccacgccgtcattcctgtaccgtCTCTAGtatcagtagtgatgggtccacacagatgcatcggcgcatgcatcgagctcatagagcgaaaccctgtgtcggtgcgcgtaccgcttttagaaagtcacgtgaccgatacgcgactgtatcgcactgacgcctcctctgtgcactgtgagcaaccttccctctaaggtgcgcgcctgcgcaattgcgcagtgctcaagcgtcctccgcgcacaccgtgcgccgcacagccaatatatgccgcgcaccaaatcaaacccatctgaattctaaacaaaataaacacatttattatgtgtaattttgaaatgcaactttgagtgacagtgacaacaagcggccctaatggtgttcgtcaacaacacgcattgcgccgcttcctaataaacacagtttggcgcgcaggcgtcagtgcgatacagttcatgagcggtcacgtgaccagaacagcttgAGTCAAACGTCAATGTTTCCGCCAGGCCGGTAAGAACTGGATGTTCAACAACGCCAAGACTCCGCAGCACAGTGAGCTGATGACATCGCATCGTCGCAACCGCATCACGGCTGACGGAGTGCACTTGGAGCTCCGCCCGCATCTCATCTATTTGACCAACGACGTTCTCCATCACTGGTAGGCGCCCTCCACGTGAATACAAGTAGGCATGTTCCCATCAGGGGTCTATGCTGCCGATACCATCATCTTTTAgcgcacaggtgtcaaacccaaggcccggggggccagatgtttatttggccctggaaagcctggaaatatgtatcaataaagtagtgaagtgaagtgtgaagtgaattacatttatatagcgctttttctcaagtgactcaaagcgctttacattgtgaaacccaatatctaagttacatttaaaccagtgtgggtggcactgggagcaggtgggtaaagtgtcttgcccaaggacacaacggcagtgactaggatggcggaagcggggatcgaacctgcaaccctcaagttgctggcacggccgctctaccaaccgagctataccgtcccaaagtactgtaacttttcttactaaatgtattctttgtattttggcagaaaaaaaatacatgtactccaaATTATGCGAACTTAAATTATGTCtaattatgaaaaaatatatgatcaaacattcaaaccattttttaaatataaataaatactaataacaatgatttcaaagcaagttctcCATTaaagtgtgcaatgtaaaagtagcaatagatttcatggtcaaattgtgaaattgactGTGGTTTTTACTGCATTTGTcccaaaatgaaaaaaactgtacttttttttactgtaataaactgtggtgtcattttggcatttacagtaatacactgaaaaatctacacttgttgatttgcggtaaaaaacaaaaactggcaacctttttttaacaacaaaaacagcagtactgtttttccatttacagtaatatacactacattttgagctgaaatgattgcaacttaccatatttttttttacattttagtttacttTTTTTGTATTGATATTATGTGTCTATTGTGATATAAATATATGAATCATTTTAGTATCAATCATGTAGTGATATTAcccaccaccaatttatggatcgctCCATCTTGCATGTCAGCACCAGTTATTATATTATTTCATCTATTTGTatgatctgcttactttctgctccaacatgcttccatctacacttcctaAACTTTACTCAGCACttgtttcttggtgttgtttcaagctagctttgCTTTTAGTGTGTTTACTTCCTGCTTATGGCTTGCtcactcggtgtgtaacatgtgtagcctcctccagtgataatagcaCTTTTAAATGCAGTTTATTGGCTGCAATAGAGTTGATTATCATTCTGAACTTAGGGGAGGGTCTCCACACTGCGTATGGAGACACGGTATTAGCTGCGAGCTTGTCTGTcgagggactaaaaataaatgcaGCGTTAATCGGCAATGGCGATTAGGTTCTTCTTCATGAGAGTGGGCTGATGCACCCCTCTCGTAAAAGCCATCTTTCTCCAAATGACACGCATAATGTCCTGCTTCTTCAGCCAGCGCAAACAGCAGAAGGATTTGCTGGCAGCTTTGCAGAAAGTTGTGGTTCCAATCTAATGCACCAGCTTCCTGGCGTCGTCTTCGTGGCTTCCGTCCGCAGTTGTTGCAGCTTTGGGAGAAGAATGGCTACTTCGACGACGAGACCATTCAGCAACTCCAGAACCCGGCGCTGGGCCTGGGCCAGGGCCAGTACCAGGTGACGTCACACGCCTCCCCCGGCGCACCTCGACCTTTGACGTTTGACCGCACCTCTCCCGCAGGCCTCGCTGATAACGGACCACGCCAGCGTGGTGCAGCCCATCCAGCTGGCCTTCCAGCAGCAGATCTAAGCCCTGAAGAGCCAGCACGAAGACTTTGTGACGACGCTGACACTGCAGCCCGCCCCTAAGCTGGCCCCGCCCGCTGACCCCGAAAAGGCCTCGCTCGTGACCGCAGGTGACGCCTCCTTTCGTTGTTGTGATGTCATCATGTGTGTCACGTGTTAGTCatacgtagggatgatgtttgacaaGGAATtgtcgagttcgagcctattatcgaatcctcttatcgaaccgattccttatcgattctcttatcgagtccagataggttgttgtatatggaaaaaaacacacaatatttggttgaactaaagctcacttttattatataagaaaaaaataatttctaataaataaataaatattgactgttaccccccctaaaaaaataaaataaaataaatatattaagtgggatttttcagaaaaacaaatgtatacagtaacacaaaacaagctgtctctgtgatcactataggtgtataaataataatatagtgttcaataaaatcagtcccttgggcacaaaactgaaaataatacagctctgcaaaaagtgcacttctgctgctatttgacataactgtttgttatgatgctttgacatttttgcacttcatttctttattgaaagaaaatcctatgaagagaaaagttgtttgcaaatgtggttacaatgctaaaaaatgaaaagttaaagctaaaaaaagaaatacaatttattgagttaacattatttctttatagggggaaagatgtgatatgatgagctagggaatataacaactatactacccagcatgcaacaggactgacgagcatgcgtggtagccccgaaaagtgttgttgcatgttgccacccggcagctaagaatgaggttatgagcacgctgtgaaagtaaacgtcaagaactcagccaacgcgcctcgtctgcattatttataattagatagACAACActtatacagtgtgattttgttttgtttaccgtacaaggaaagaaaaacaaaagttaaagaagggagatgtgttgtatatatattagagatgcgcggataggcatttatttcatccgcaaccgcatcacaaaagtcgtcatccacccgaaccaacattttatcaaaaccacacccgcccGTTGTTGTATATccaatatagacgatgcaaggcattagtgaggttagaaagcttttgcctgttaaagaaaggagactgatccgatgcagcagagacattcaatgcgtgccacgcattaatatctcttggccacgcattagtggctaagagatattaatgcgtgatattatttatcattattataatattattgtcatttccattaagaaagtgttgactattgttgccaatgtcctcagatcaggagtgcgttcatcacactttgtgtgcgcagttgcagcaagcagaacgaggCTTtaaagaagtttaaaaaatgttttagaaagactaggcctatattttcgttaagtaaaaaaaattttctgaatttatttcaatgaatattaacttgttaacgttataatgctcaaatagggacgagggcggggtgcacagtgaaacagtgaacaattttgcgacaaagatgaacctttattgattgatctgcagccatgacaaaatatcagacaatctccattgtcaaccacaggcaggaaaataaagatgaacacatagaactatgttgtaggcataggcataggctcatacgtttttaagctgaaattaaaaaaaaaaaaaaaaaaaatgtgcctcacaagccttaggctgtcaatcacgcacacaaacttaaattatacaataacatatgtatgtcatccctatttaaacaaaaataaattaaatacataataataataaattacgtgcaacttattggccaaggcaaatagctgaagggaatcaaacccatcagactgcactttatcatcaaacttgaattataatgaaaatagacaaaCAAAGCCGGTtaaatagccttacattgtagccaatcggagatgtgcttcacttgaaagcgaggccaaaaaattaaaacacagtagtacatctccaatagaaaaaacccacaataaacaacgcaattgccttaattcctttgcgtTGTAGTGCgtccaaacaacacgtaaccatcaaaattattcagctgacccaactcaatataggttagacatgggcttatttggtatagcctaggtaacgtagactaattcgtttaacatatccaaccgtatgtctacttactttttttttttgttagcactatgcaggaataaaatggcatctacagtgccaggattcaggcgagagcgtctggcctctaaaatgcgccctgctgtgcatatatacatttaactatgtatatatatttccgaattggttcaaccgccacccgcccaaatctatttaaaatcaattttttttgtcatgtcaCCCGCCCAACGCGcggtttatccgcggactccgcggttgtgtccgcaaaccgcgcatctctaatatatatgtatgtgctgcggttgctttaagaaggttgcgacagctgccagaaaggaggtgcgttgctagcctggttgctatgtttccggttggtcgtaaaagtgtttatgtgtttgtaccctgctcaaatctctcagtaaagttattcattgaattataccttttgttttgaactttattacaccttgaagcgctttttccggtccattgttttcctgctttccctatctgcgcctaatgactgagctacgtgacgtcatttcttgtgatgtcacacggggcatttctggttcgttcccagggattcgaataaagaaccaactctttttctttactatagtggtctcgataacgggtaccggttctcaaaaaggggttcttttcttatcgaacaaccggggaaaccggtttcgagtatcatccctagtcatacGTGTGCTCCGCAGCAGAGGCAAAGTCCCCCAGGTCAGGTCGGTCTCCAGGAGACTTTGACGAAGCTCCATCCAAACCTCAGGACCCCAGCGGACCCTCAGAGCTGCCCCCAAGCCTGTGTGGTACGACGCCCAGCACATGGGCCCGTGGAACCCGAACCAGCCGGTAAAAAAGGCGTCACCATGTGCTCTCCTGATCTCCGTCGACCACTTTGCTTTGTCCTCCGCCAGCCACCCTTCGACCCCAACCAGCCCCCCGCCTCCGTGTCCGCACTGGAACAGCCACGAGGGGATGTGGAGCGATCAGAGGGAGCCGGGCAGCTGGAGCGGCGGGGCCCTGAAACTCGCACGACCAGCCGCCTCCGTGGGGGAACCAGCCCGATCAGCCACCGTGGGGCCAGCGggagccacccccccccccccccccccacatgcaGGCATGTTTACATTTCCACTCAATCCaccattattgtgtgaatgctccagaacattcacacatgcttttctaccccaaaattcatctattattattattattattctacagattttgacgcgctctaccttccacatttttcatccgattcaaagtgttccaacttcaaactgttcagcctattctgaaattgcgggctttcccttgacaaattcccagagttcccagaattccaggttttccgggacatttttcccattcaaaatgaattggccatttttctaacttccaccatttccacattttccaacctaccGGTATTCAAataattccacctttaacacattccactcatcctggacattcaaactatcatttttccaagtgaaaaaaaattccaggaattcccagaattctcgttttttttcacccttttttctgtcgactactcctcccacatttttcaaccgttccaccgtcaaatcattccttttaatcaggacaaaactggaaaaattcccggtgttcctgaaattccgtaatactatttctcaattaaaaatgttactacttcaacatttctcgaccgatttgaataattccaacaccaaccatttccactcattcacaacattcaaagtatttagctttctttttttttattcccaaatttccatgaaattcccattgaaaagaatgggacattcttcaaagttccacaactcccacatttttttatccgattcaaagcgttccaacttcaaactgttcagcctattcgggaatcacaggctttcccttggcaatttcccagaatttcagcgGCACCcccgacacctccttccacagctgctggaggtcCGACGGACACAtcgtggctggcaaccttagtcgttctcgtcatcactGGCAAAGTGTTTTCTCTCCTCTGAGGTTCctcccagtcaggtatcgggtgttgtctctcctctcccgatacctgactgggagAGGAGAGTCAACTTTTCTCTCTACTCTTTGCGTCCATCAGGATCTTCTTGTGAGGTTGACGGATGACGTGGATCCATGTTTTCTCTACAGCCTCCACATTTCAGAGGAAGATTTTCAAAGGTTTGTGTCAGAAGTCGTTCTTTCCACTAATAAACGTGTTgccttttttgactttttttctttCGTCTAATTGCACAGTTTAAAAGTGCAGCGGAGAATTCGGTTGGAATTCACATCGTTTCCCGACATGCTCATGGAGTATTTTAATGAATGTCGATCCGAGCAGAAGTCCAGCCATCCCAGGTaggaatgtaaataaataaaggtgTACCGGTACATGTCAGGTATCCTCCTCCTCCTAATGTGAACTTTAGGATGCATGCAGTTAATGTCTTATCGTGAAAATACACAGCATGCACAATAAATTCTGACATGTGTTTGTTGGGTTTTTGGGCTGCAGGTTCCAGCTGCTTCTTCCTTGTGACTCTGCCTCACTCCAAGGCCCCGCCAACTTCAGTGTGGTGGAGAGATGTTCCTACCAAGACACGGACCGCCTGACCCTGAGGCTCAAGCCAGGCTCAGACAGAGAAGTCAATGAGTATCTGGCTGCGTCTCTGACATCTCTCAAGGTTGGTGTGCTCCAAAACTGATGCGTATACaaatatacagtagtacctcaagttACAAGTTGAATTGGTTCTGTGGCGGAGCtctcaactcaaaacacttgtatcataAACCAGCGTCAGCCATTGAAGTCAATTAAAATAGAGTATTTCATTGGAAAGGCACAGCATGTTTTGTGTTCGACATATGTGAAGAGCAGTGTGGttaaaaggtcggaatcgggtaaaaaaaaaaggcacataaTTTTGGGCATTGTAATACAATGaccatgtccattcatttgagtgGGAATTTcttaaaaatttgggaatttcgagaTAAACGGGTATTTTTGAAATAATAAGTAAtacaacaattgtcctagatcagtggttttcaaccttttttgagccaaggcacattttttccacggaggcacaccaccagcagaaaaggttaaacaatgaaactccaccaggttgtcgtgccttattttgagtttgttgttgtttcttgtGTGTCGTGCttcagttcctgtcttgcgctgttattttggtgacccttcctgttttgttggtgttctcctggagcagcttcacgccttcctttgagtgctattgcccgcacctgctttgttttggcaattaAGACtctaagttgtgcgtacgctatccttctttgtggggacattgttgattgtcatgtcatgtacggaatgtgctttgtggacgtcgtctttgctccacacgctgtaagtttttgctgtcgtccagcattctgtgtttgttgactttgtagccggttcagttttacttttgttttacatagccattccTAtgattcagtgccttttcctagcgggacttatTTTTTGGttgaagcgttacatacctttttacctgcacgctgtctgtctcccgctgtgctctgcatattgggatcacgacaaaccatcctcgacgcgttccgacttctacaaagcaatgaactacctgctgccacctactggtatggagtattacaagattaccctgccaagctctacacagcacaggcactagacaacggcacattaatatgattattgatttgaaaaaaatcttttttggaccaattaggtgaagttgcataatttcccacggcacaccagacaatatctcacggcacactagtgtgccacggcacagtggttgaaaatcactgtcctagatgatatgatgaATGagttgttggaatttttcaaaacggctaATAAATGTTGACATAGCAACAGTTTAGATTGGAATGGGTATTtcaggaaaatcgggaatttgtacgaaaagaaaaactgtagttttgttgtcccaattaagaaggaCGTTTTGAAGgatgaatggtcaaaaacggttgaaaaatgtggactgtgaaagctttccaggaagaggtaaaaatagggctttggaaaacccaggaaatcctggaattttttttaatttggtagTGGTAGTTTGATCGGAAAGgtcagtggagtgtgtggattgtggaacggttgaaaccggctgagaaatgtggaaattgtgcaagttcgaaaaatgggTAATATGGGTAATcaacaatatttttttcttttttttttgggcaGTTCACGATTACCGGTCGAGCCGAACGTTTCGATACTCGAATGGTTCCGATCGGATGCAAACTGTGTGCCAAAGTGCttgtcattcacacaaaaagtaTTAAAACAAGCTAACTAGgaacatgtagaaaagaatataagAGTCAtttattagacaggaacaaacATCATattagagcaacatggggcatcctgaaTAGTATCATTATAAATGGCACTAAGAAAGGTTACCCTCAAAACTTTATAGgcgaaaacataaaaaatgacaatatgaacgaaGCGGTGGAACACTTTAATGACTACTCTGTAAATATAGGAACCTATTTAGAGCTAAGGGTTTGAAAAACCGGGTCAGTTAGGTACCTAAATGACACAATAAATAGAAATGTTCCTAAATAATGTGAGGGGAAATAATCAAAATCGTAAAGAAATGTAAGTAAGACTTCAACAGACTGTCACGGATGAAATATGAAAGTAATAAAATGGGTTATCGGAGGAATTTTCGAACCTTAAACGTATGGCTATAAAGAACGAGAGAAGAACATatatgttagtaattgctatgaagtggaaaaggggtaggataagggttgcaaaggggtggaaagtttccggtaaatttccggaaatttcccACGGGAAGTTaaactcgggaagtttggaaattttgaccatttttagattattcaaagttggacaccgtccatcttattgtgtagaataagatgagaagcttgtaaacactaatgcaatgccacacacagatagaaatagtcagctaaacaattggagtagtctttaacaatatttgactgatggacaaatgaatagaaataggctagatgaataaatgaacagtcaatcagcatgctcaatcaaactataagctacattcttgtatgacaacagaatggctagcagaacagaaggcagaggaaactacaccttttgatttactatttgctagttgaactttacacatcacaaaaaaggtcaattctgatcgctaacgttgttagcatacatgaatgggatttaacatagagaaaattagcatcacggctaacggagaaatattttgggttcattatgagactgtggtggtacataaacctagctagctagagatattggccccaaaatcattgaacaagtacaggaacagctagtctgctggagtagtctgcagtcatacagtaacaagcaattacacctctattccacttaaataccatagatcaaatattattattatagaggtttatttaaaatagggacagatacaaaaacatagacatctgaaacagttatccgatgcatgcatcacagtgtttgtagccaaagctaatttacaacacttgtccccaacaacacagatccaacatcattaaaataggaaaataaaaaatagaatgagttgataataatgataatagtaataatacaaagtgcagactagataaaagccaataataataataatgataataacacagacaaagtgcagactagataaaaaccaattagtaaaaatgagtaaaaactaaacatgggaacacgatcgttgctcaactagccataattgtgtttgttttttgaaagtgacaagtgcaggtatacttttcaaagtgtccggtaaagagttccatagttgtggtccttttattgaaaaggcagtctgggcaaaagatgttctacggaatggaacacaacagttgccttttgacactgctcgggtggtagatctggtaccactttgcagtcttgtaattgccttgc from Entelurus aequoreus isolate RoL-2023_Sb linkage group LG14, RoL_Eaeq_v1.1, whole genome shotgun sequence carries:
- the LOC133665363 gene encoding E3 SUMO-protein ligase ZBED1-like, encoding MSCSYHVTAHELFRTRDQYANCIALTRARQTVFIRKRRICQRDAPGNRIGALLLLAIYHLSSSIMEQPQGKRKNSAVWDYFDQIPDNKVKCRICSTELSYINKSTSSMLRHHRARHENEVPETPRINSATRKQMLDEALLNFIVKDCQPLSIVESEGFRELVQVLEPSYVLPTRKTIKKMLVTKYEEERERVKLEVQQAVAVSITADMWTSVNMEAYLALTCHYINDNLQLCTSVLGVQYFPQSHTADNLAQVKRDMMADWAITNKVKCFVTDAAPNMIASTRQLQIRHSICIAHSLNLLVRKSCDQIPTLASIRHKARHIVTYFRSSTTAKEKLAQVQQQMGRPTLKLINEVATRWNSTYEMLSRLHDEKESVWVSLASLKTDLTPLTADEFNIVGETLIVLAPFHQATVELSEERRVSGSKVIPMMKMLYLALEHSASTLQTQAAKHLHENLKRRVTDTASNLELLSVLTLATLLDPRYKSLGFRSSFKLNDAIVRLRSECASVIGHTNEPLPGPSAEQLSAPTSGIYSALFVCCCCLKSCNKMHIFCF